Proteins encoded in a region of the Takifugu flavidus isolate HTHZ2018 chromosome 8, ASM371156v2, whole genome shotgun sequence genome:
- the LOC130530729 gene encoding XK-related protein 7-like: MAAKSDGAPLSQRNEIQAECPPGPDPRAPRHRPAEQRYSLPDCCWTLCALLVFFSDGASDLWLAADYYLRTYYWCFALTLVFVIVPSLVVQVLSFRWFAYDFAESVESGSAAAAVVAASGEEDFSTKDSGERGAGRAAAAEVLPGPGTVGGARGCCRVFVWLFQAIVHIFQLAQVWRYVHALYLGVQSRWHRDPERRHFYWRMMFESADISMLRLLESFLKSAPQLVLQLSIMIYTKQVLPLQGLSASASLISLAWMIASYQKVLRDSRDDKLPMTYKAVVVQILWHLFTIGARTLAFALFASVFQLYFGIFIVAHWCIMTFWIIQGETDFCMSKWEEIIYNMMVGVVYIFCWFSVREGRTRCRMLIYSLTVFVENVALTTIWYLYRGSRTSESYAVIMVCVVASSYALGTFFMFVYYCLLHPDGPVSGWGYIVEKEVPVESLGSPASSHPPDVVSSPPRTLQRTKGSEREQGAGIDGDVFQVRPPRGAHAPVNHPTPRTEGPVIRIDLPRKKYPAWDAHFIDRRLRKTILVLESAAPVTPRIQYRCLGNPKEVMEYETTV, from the exons ATGGCCGCGAAATCTGACGGTGCACCCCTCTCTCAACGGAACGAAATCCAAGCCGAGTGTCCTCCCGGGCCGGACCCACGGGCCCCCCGGCACCGTCCCGCCGAGCAGCGCTACTCCCTCCCGGACTGCTGCTGGACGCTGTGCGCCCTCCTGGTCTTCTTCTCGGACGGGGCCTCAGACCTGTGGCTGGCGGCGGACTACTACCTCCGGACTTACTACTGGTGCTTCGCGCTGACTCTGGTCTTTGTCATCGTCCCGTCCCTGGTGGTGCAGGTCCTGAGTTTCCGATGGTTCGCCTACGATTTCGCGGAGAGCGTCGAGAGCGGCTCGGCGGCGGCCGCCGTGGTGGCGGCGTCGGGGGAGGAGGACTTCAGCACCAAGGACAGCGGCGAGCGGGGCGCTGGCCGCGCCGCCGCGGCCGAGGTGCTGCCGGGGCCGGGCACCGTGGGAGGAGCCCGCGGCTGCTGCAGGGTCTTCGTGTGGCTTTTCCAGGCCATCGTTCACATTTTTCAACTGgcgcaggtctggag gtACGTCCACGCTCTGTACCTGGGCGTGCAGAGCCGGTGGCACAGGGACCCCGAGCGCCGTCACTTCTACTGGCGCATGATGTTTGAAAGTGCCGACATCAGCATGCTGCGCCTGCTGGAGTCCTTCCTGAAGAGCGCGCCTCAGCTGGTCCTGCAGCTCAGCATCATGATCTACACCAAGCAGGTCCTGCCTCTTCAGG GCCTTTCAGCTTCTGCCTCGCTGATTTCCCTCGCCTGGATGATCGCCTCCTATCAGAAAGTGCTGAGGGACTCCCGGGACGATAAGCTGCCCATGACCTACAAGGCCGTCGTCGTTCAGATCCTGTGGCACTTGTTCACCATCGGCGCCCGCACCCTGGCCTTCGCTCTCTTCGCCTCCGTGTTCCAGCTTTACTTTGGCATCTTCATCGTGGCCCACTGGTGCATCATGACCTTTTGGATAATCCAAGGTGAAACAGACTTCTGCATGTCCAAATGGGAGGAGATCATCTATAACATGATGGTGGGGGTTGTGTACATTTTCTGCTGGTTCAGTGTGAGGGAGGGGCGCACTCGGTGCAGGATGCTCATCTACAGCCTGACCGTGTTCGTTGAGAACGTGGCGCTCACCACGATCTGGTACCTGTATCGCGGCTCCCGTACATCAGAGTCCTACGCCGTCatcatggtgtgtgtggtggccaGCAGCTACGCTCTGGGCACCTTCTTCATGTTTGTGTATTACTGTCTGCTGCACCCCGACGGCCCGGTCTCAGGGTGGGGGTATATTGTGGAGAAGGAGGTGCCTGTGGAGTCGCTGGGCTCTCCGGCTTCCAGCCACCCGCCCGACGTGGTGAGCAGCCCCCCCAGGACCCTGCAGAGAACTAAAGGCTCTGAGAGAGAGCAGGGGGCCGGCATAGACGGAGACGTGTTTCAGGTAAGACCACCCCGGGGTGCTCACGCCCCAGTGAACCACCCCACACCCAGGACAGAGGGGCCTGTCATCCGAATAGACCTGCCCAGGAAGAAATACCCCGCCTGGGACGCCCATTTCATCGACCGCAGGCTGCGTAAAACCATCCTCGTCCTGGAAAGCGCCGCACCGGTCACGCCAAGGATCCAGTACCGCTGTCTGGGCAATCCCAAAGAAGTGATGGAGTACGAGACCACCGTGTGA
- the LOC130530732 gene encoding ras-related protein Rap-1A, which yields MREYKLVVLGSGGVGKSALTVQFVQGIFVEKYDPTIEDSYRKQVEVDGQQCMLEILDTAGTEQFTAMRDLYMKNGQGFALVYSITAQSTFNDLQDLREQILRVKDTEDVPMILVGNKCDLENERVVGKEQGQNLARQWSNCAFLETSAKSKINVNEIFYDLVRQINRKTPMEKKKTKKRSNCTLL from the exons ATGCGTGAGTACAAGCTCGTGGTGCTGGGATCAGGAGGCGTTGGGAAATCAGCACTG ACGGTCCAGTTTGTTCAGGGGATTTTTGTGGAGAAGTATGACCCCACAATAGAAGACTCCTACAGAAAG caggtggaggtggacggGCAGCAGTGCATGCTGGAAATCCTCGACACGGCGGGAACA GAGCAGTTCACCGCCATGAGGGACCTGTACATGAAGAACGGCCAGGGTTTCGCTCTGGTGTACTCCATCACGGCGCAGTCCACATTCAACGACCTTCAGGACCTCCGGGAGCAGATCCTGCGAGTGAAGGACACCGAGGAC GTTCCCATGATCCTGGTGGGAAACAAATGTGACCTGGAGAACGAGCGTGTGGTGGGGAAGGAGCAGGGCCAGAACCTGGCCCGCCAGTGGAGCAACTGTGCCTTTTTAGAGACTTCAGCTAAATCAAAGATCAACGTTAACGAG ATTTTCTACGATCTGGTGCGACAGATCAACAGAAAAACGCcgatggaaaagaagaaaacaaaaaagaggtcGAATTGCACGCTGCTCTAG
- the kdm5bb gene encoding lysine-specific demethylase 5B-B — protein MSQPRPDEFKPPPECPVFEPSWEEFKDPYAFINKIRPIAEKTGICKVRPPPGWQPPFACDVDKLHFVPRIQRLNELEAQTRVKLNFLDQIAKFWDLQGCTLKIPHVERKILDLYKLNKLVADEGGFDIVCQDRRWTKIAVQMGFAPGKAVGSHLRGHYEKILYPYNLFQSGANLLAPEAASKQMSLEADPEPEKCVQKPNQQLQSPGNTENLDTKDLKLQEEAQTQPAQTPDSCPSARRAKRMKCEASCVKTEPGEPGDSKPNLRRRMGSLVVKPEPEKEIPILVKQEPVEIKEPTIDADKFKSRYKKFIPPILPSPVDLVVCLVCGSGGEEDRLLLCDGCDDSYHTFCLIPPLNDVPKGDWRCPKCLAQECCKPQEAFGFEQAFRDYSLRAFGQMADAFKSDYFNMPVHMVPTELVEKEFWRLVGAIDEDVTVEYGADIASKEFGSGFPIPNGKFKVSPADEKYLQCGWNLNNLAMMNRSVLTHVTADICGMTLPWLYVGMCFSSFCWHIEDHWSYSINYLHWGEPKTWYGAPGFAAEQLEEVMRKLAPELFESQPDLLHQLVTIMNPNTLMAHGVPIYRTNQCAGEFVITFPRAYHSGFNQGFNFAEAVNFCTVDWMPLGRQCVDHYRMLHRYNVFSHDEMVCNMASKAETLDVVLASAVHKDMVAMIQDEDTLREKVKTMGVSQCQEAKYDHLQDDERQCAKCRTTCYLSAVTCPCSPGVLVCLYHITDLCSCPVSNYTLNYRYTLDDLVPMMTAVKKRAELYDDWASLVLETLEAKLEKKKGLPVFRTLLAESESKTFPDNDLLRRLRMVTQDAEKCSSVAQQLLNGKRQTRYRCGNGKSCSQLTVEELSSFVRQLYNLPCSLPQAPLLKELLNRVEDFQQHSEKVLADEVPSVAEIQSLLDVSFDFDVELPELPRLRVRLEQARWLEGVQQASAQPATLTLETMRRLIDQGVGLAPHPSVEKAMAHLQELLTVSEHWEDKASSLLKARPPHSIETLHAAAEKASIVPAYLPNCLLLKDAVRKAREWLQEAEELQAGGGELMLDGLSDAVLRGQAIQVHLEPLDRLESLMAEVHTWKESAATLFLRKDSNLTLLEVLCPKCEVGQASSPKRKAKKGKESPKSSKKKTRINSLSDVEKVLSETKDSTSTMATLEELRLREMEAFANLRAANESKLLPTAECMDLRVCVCQKAPMGAMLQCELCRDAFHSVCVRDLSDSCEAWPWLCPHCRRSGKPPLNKVLALLASLQHTGVRLPEGEALHHLVERTLSWQQRMQEMLLSYNLPELEERPATPPTLTCWASGSHISHNNTQAPCLTPEWTRTDHGQTVFYTEQRCIPLQGLSQDLEELMVEGLLLQVSLPEVQNLYSILLDRASSLHTDRCTSPPQTEPTDCSPHMHFNSQGNNHQDGAAGVRDASEKKAKRHLDREDLDTEGRRDKKHTHKRQKMNKKNLQRRAASTSSSPRSDFSQSDDSDEEMVTCPAERCQQPEGDEVDWVQCDGSCNQWFHQVCVGVSAEMAEKEDYICVGCTLSDGHTRK, from the exons ATGAGCCAGCCTCGGCCGGACGAGTTCAAGCCTCCTCCGGAGTGCCCGGTCTTCGAACCCAGCTGGGAAGAATTCAAAGATCCGTATGCGTTCATCAATAAGATCCGACCCATCGCTGAGAAAACCGGGATTTGCAAAGTGCGGCCGCCCCCG GGTTGGCAGCCTCCGTTTGCTTGTGACGTTGACAAACTTCACTTTGTTCCacgaatccagaggctgaacgaGCTCGAG GCACAGACCAGAGTCAAGCTCAACTTCTTGGACCAGATTGCTAAATTCTGGGATTTGCAAGGCTGTACCCTGAAGATTCCTCATGTGGAGCGGAAGATTTTGGATTTATACAAGTTAAACAAG TTGGTTGCAGATGAGGGCGGGTTTGACATCGTGTGTCAGGACAGGAGATGGACCAAGATTGCTGTACAAATGGGTTTTGCCCCCGGGAAAGCTGTTGGGTCTCACCTGCGGGGGCATTATGAGAAAATCCTCTATCCCTACAACCTGTTCCAGAGCGGAGCAAACCTGCTG GCCCCAGAGGCAGCTTCCAAACAGATGAGTTTGGAGGCTGATCCTGAACCTGAaaag tgtgttCAAAAGCCCAACCAGCAACTGCAGAGTCCAGGAAACACCGAGAACCTGGACACAAAGGACCTCAAATtgcaggaggaggctcagaCGCAGCCTGCCCAGACCCCTGACAGCTGCCCCAGCGCTCGCAGAGCCAAACGAATGAAGTGTGAG GCCAGCTGTGTGAAGACTGAACCAGGTGAGCCCGGTGACAGTAAACCAAACCTGCGGCGGAGGATGGGCTCTTTAGTCGTGAAGCCAGAACCAG AAAAAGAGATTCCTATTCTGGTGAAACAGGAACCAGTTGAAATTAAGGAACCAACAATTGATGCTGACAAATTCAAGTCCCGGTACAAGAAATTCATCCCTCCCATTCTTCCCAGTCCA gtggatctgGTGGTGTGTCTGGTTTGTGGCAGTGGTGGAGAAGAGGACCGTCTGTTACTGTGCGACGGCTGTGACGACAGCTACCACACTTTCTGCCTGATCCCTCCTCTGAACGACGTCCCTAAAGGAGACTGGAGGTGCCCCAAGTGCTTGGCTCAG GAATGTTGCAAACCTCAGGAGGCGTTTGGCTTCGAGCAGGCATTCAGGGATTATTCCCTGCGTGCATTTGGGCAAATGGCCGACGCGTTCAAGTCCGATTACTTCAACATGCCAGTTCAT ATGGTGCCCACGGAGCTGGTGGAGAAAGAATTCTGGCGTTTGGTGGGAGCCATCGACGAAGACGTTACTGTAGAATACGGAGCGGATATTGCATCAAAGGAGTTTGGGAGCGGGTTCCCCATTCCCAATGGGAAATTCAAGGTTTCTCCGGCTGATGAG AAATACCTCCAGTGTGGCTGGAACCTGAACAACTTGGCCATGATGAACCGTTCTGTGTTGACCCACGTGACGGCTGACATCTGTGGGATGACACTTCCGTGGCTTTATGTCGGCAtgtgtttctcctccttctgctggcACATCGAGGATCACTGGAGCTACTCCATCAACTACCTCCACTG GGGGGAGCCCAAAACCTGGTACGGAGCTCCTGGCTTTGCTGCAGAGCAACTGGAGGAGGTGATGCGGAAACTGGCCCCAGAGCTGTTTGAGTCTCAGCCTGACTTACTGCACCAGCTGGTCACCATCATGAACCCCAACACCCTGATGGCCCACGGAGTCCCA ATTTACAGGACAAACCAATGTGCTGGGGAATTTGTCATCACGTTTCCTCGCGCCTACCACAGCGGCTTCAACCAGGGCTTTAACTTTGCTGAAGCAGTCAACTTTTGCACCGTGGATTgg ATGCCTCTCGGCAGACAGTGTGTCGACCATTATCGTATGCTGCACCGGTACAACGTTTTCTCCCATGACGAGATGGTTTGCAACATGGCCTCCAAAGCAGAGACGCTGGATGTGGTCCTGGCTTCGGCTGTCCACAAGGACATGGTGGCCATGATTCAGGACGAGGACACACTGAGGGAGAAAGTGAAAACAATG GGAGTGTCTCAGTGTCAGGAAGCCAAATACGACCACCTCCAGGATGACGAGCGACAGTGTGCCAAATGCAGAACCACCTGCTACCTGTCGGCCGTCACCTGTCCCTGCAGCCCGGGGGTACTGGTCTGTCTGTACCACATCACTGACCTTTGCTCCTGCCCCGTCAGCAACTACACACTGAA TTACAGATACACACTGGATGACCTCGTCCCCATGATGACTGCTGTGAAGAAGCGAGCGGAGCTCTATGATGATTGGGCCTCTCTGGTGCTGGAGACGCTGGAGGCGaaactggagaagaagaaag GTCTGCCAGTGTTCCGCACCCTTCTTGCTGAATCCGAGTCCAAGACGTTCCCTGACAACGACCTGCTGCGTCGGCTACGAATGGTCACGCAGGATGCAGAGAAGTGTTCCTCAGTGGCTCAGCAGCTATTAAATGGCAAGAGGCAGACCAG GTATCGATGTGGAAATGGCAAGTCCTGCAGCCAGCTgactgtggaggagctgagttCATTTGTGAGGCAGCTGTATAACCTCCCCTGCAGTCTCCCGCAGGCCCCGTTATTGAAG GAGCTCTTGAATCGCGTTGAAGATTTCCAGCAGCACAGCGAGAAGGTGCTGGCGGATGAAGTTCCCAGCGTTGCTGAGATCCAGAGCTTGCTGGACGTCAGCTTTGACTTTGACGTGGAGCTTCCCGAGCTGCCGCGGTTGCGAGTGAGGCTGGAACAGGCACGCTGGCTGGAGGGAGTCCAGCAGGCCAGCGCTCAGCCCGCCACCCTGACGCTGGAGACCATGAGGAGGCTCATCGACCAGGGAGTGGGACTGGCTCCTCATCCCTCTGTGGAGAAGGCTATGGCGCATttgcaggagctgctgaccGTGTCCGAGCACTGGGAAGACAAAGCGAGCAGTCTGCTGAaggccag ACCACCACACTCCATCGAGAcccttcatgctgctgctgagaaggCGTCTATCGTCCCTGCCTACCTCCCAAACTGTCTTCTCCTCAAAGACGCCGTCAGAAAAGCTCGAGAGTGGCTTCAGGAGGCGGAAGAGCTCCAG GCCGGCGGTGGGGAGCTGATGCTGGACGGCCTCTCCGACGCGGTGCTGCGAGGACAGGCCATCCAAGTGCACCTGGAGCCCTTAGACAGGCTGGAGTCTCTGATGGCCGAGGTTCACACGTGGAAAGAATCTGCAGCTACATTATTCCTCCGGAAAGATTCTAATCTCACTTTACTTGAG GTTTTGTGTCCAAAATGTGAAGTCGGACAGGCATCTTCTCCAAAGAGAAAAGCtaagaaaggaaaagaatcgcctaaaagcagcaaaaagaaaacgaggATCAACTCTCTCAGTGACGTGGAAAAAGTGCTTTCAGAGACCAAGGATTCTACCTCTACA ATGGCAACTCTGGAGGAGCTCCGGTTGAGGGAGATGGAGGCTTTCGCTAATCTCAGGGCAGCAAATGAGTCAAAGCTCCTTCCcacagcagagtgtatggacctgagggtgtgtgtctgtcagaaGGCGCCCATGGGCGCCATGCTGCAGTGCGAGCTCTGCAGGGACGCCTTCCACAGCGTGTGTGTCCGAGACCTGTCGGACTCTTGCGAAGCGTGGCCGTGGCTCTGTCCGCACTGCCGGCGATCTGGAAAGCCCCCTCTGAACAAAGTCCTCGCCCTGCTGGCGTCTCTGCAGCACACGGGGGTGCGGCTGCCAGAGGGCGAAGCGCTGCACCATCTGGTGGAGAGGACACTTAGCTGGCAGCAGCGGATGCAGGAGATGTTGCTGTCTTATAACCTGCCAGAACTTGAAGAGAGACCAGCAACTCCTCCCACGCTAACATGCTGGGCATCAGGCAGCCACATCTctcacaacaacactcag GCCCCGTGTTTGACACCAGAGTGGACCAGGACCGACCACGGTCAAACGGTCTTTTATACCGAGCAGAGGTGCATCCCACTGCAGG GTCTAAGTCAggatctggaggagctgatggtggaggggctcctgctgcaggtgtcTCTGCCAGAGGTCCAGAACCTCTACAGCATTTTACTGGACAGAGCCAGCAGCTTGCACACGGACAGATGCACGTCACCGCCTCAGACCGAGCCCACAGACTGCAGTCCACACATGCATTTCAACTCTCAGGGAAACAATCACCAG GATGGCGCTGCTGGTGTGAGGGACGCCtcagaaaagaaagcaaagcgGCATCTGGACAGGGAGGATTTGGACACGGAAGGAAGGAGGGACAAAAAGCACACGCATAAGAGACAGAAGATGAATAAAAAGAACCTTCAACGCAGGGCAGCCTCCACCTCTTCATCTCCGCGCTCTGATTTCTCTCAGTCCGATGACTCGGATGAAGAAATGGTCACATGTCCAGCTGAGAGATGTCAGCAGCCAGAGGGAGACGAG GTGGACTGGGTCCAGTGTGACGGCAGCTGTAACCAGTGGTTCCACCAGGTGTGCGTGGGCGTTTCGGCCGAGATGGCCGAGAAGGAGGACTACATTTGTGTCGGGTGCACGCTGAGCGACGGACACACGAGGAAGTGA
- the tuba5 gene encoding tubulin alpha 5: MREVISIHVGQAGVQTGNACWELFCLEHNIGPDGVALDDAAQPNSRDDPFNTFFHTGSTGRHVPRAVYVDLEPSVVDQVRVGKYKELFHPEQLISGKEDAANNYARGHYTVGKDMVDRVMERVRKTADQCTGLQGFLVFHSFGGGTGSGFTSLLMERLSVDYGKKSKLEFSVYPAPQVSTAVVEPYNSILTTHTTLEHSDCTFMVDNEAIYDICHHNMDIESPGYLNLNRLMGQIVSSITASLRFDGALNVDLTEFQTNLVPYPRIHFPLVTYSPIVSAEKAYHEQLTVTEITSACFEPTNQMVKCDPRRGKYMACCLLYRGDVTPKDVNDAIANVKTRRSVQFVDWCPTGFKVGINYQPPTVVPGGDLAKVQRAVCMLSNTTAIAEAWARLDHKFDLMYAKRAFVHWYVGEGMEEGEFSEAREDMAALEKDYEEVGKSDQDFEHDDEEY, from the exons ATG CGAGAGGTCATCTCCATCCACGTGGGACAGGCAGGGGTCCAGACGggaaatgcatgctgggagctcTTTTGCCTGGAGCACAACATCGGTCCCGACGGCGTGGCCCTGGATGACGCCGCGCAGCCGAACTCTCGCGACGACCCGTTCAACACTTTCTTTCATACTGGGAGCACTGGGCGCCACGTTCCGAGAGCGGTGTACGTGGACCTGGAGCCCTCAGTGGTTG ATCAAGTCCGAGTTGGGAAGTACAAAGAACTTTTCCACCCTGAGCAACTCATCTCTGGGAAAGAGGATGCGGCAAACAACTATGCGCGTGGCCACTACACCGTGGGGAAGGACATGGTCGACAGGGTCATGGAGCGTGTTCGGAAAACC GCTGACCAGTGCACCGGCCTTCAGGGCTTCCTGGTGTTCCACAGCTTTGGAGGTGGAACCGGCTCTGGTTTCACCTCCCTGCTGATGGAGCGTCTGTCCGTCGACTACGGCAAGAAGTCCAAGCTTGAGTTCTCGGTCTACCCGGCTCCCCAGGTGTCCACTGCTGTGGTGGAGCCCTACAACTCCATCCtgaccacccacaccacccTGGAACACTCGGACTGCACCTTCATGGTCGACAACGAGGCCATCTACGACATCTGCCACCACAACATGGACATCGAGAGTCCCGGGTACCTCAACCTCAACAGATTGATGGGCCAGATCGTGTCCTCCATCACCGCCTCCCTCCGCTTTGACGGTGCCCTCAACGTGGATCTGACAGAGTTCCAGACCAACCTGGTGCCTTATCCCCGCATCCACTTCCCTCTGGTTACCTACTCTCCCATCGTCTCGGCTGAGAAGGCCTACCACGAGCAGCTGACCGTGACCGAGATCACGAGCGCCTGCTTTGAGCCGACCAACCAGATGGTCAAGTGTGACCCCAGAAGGGGAAAGTACATGGCGTGCTGCCTGCTGTACCGAGGCGACGTCACGCCAAAGGACGTAAATGATGCTATAGCAAACGTAAAAACGAGACGCTCTGTCCAGTTTGTGGACTGGTGCCCCACTGGCTTTAAG GTGGGCATCAACTACCAGCCCCCCACTGTGGTGCCTGGCGGAGATCTGGCCAAGGTCCAGAGGGCCGTGTGCATGCTGAGCAACACCACCGCCATCGCTGAGGCCTGGGCTCGTCTGGACCACAAGTTCGACCTGATGTACGCCAAACGGGCCTTTGTTCACTGGTACGTGGGTGAGGGCATGGAGGAGGGTGAGTTCTCCGAGGCCAGAGAGGACATGGCTGCTCTGGAGAAGGATTATGAGGAGGTGGGTAAAAGTGATCAAGACTTTGAACACGACGATGAAGAATACTGA